The DNA sequence ccccccaaaaaaagcccttagtaggatcctattatgtaatatAGACTGTACCACTTATGTATCATGTTAATATTTAGGCTACACTTCATCTTTTTCCTGGTGATTCCAGACTTCTCAAATCCTAAGGCTTTGGTTACTGAATGACCCGTTTTGTTGCTTGTACTGACTCATTATGGTGTAATCCGCTTTGAAGCCCtgagagaaaggtggactataaacaatgtaaatgataataaaatcttactctgACAGATCACTGGATCCAAGGCATTATTCATATCTTTAGCCAGCATCTCACAAACGCTTACCCATTTAGTTATTATAAACCAGTGTTTTCTATCCATGCTGGTTAAATGTAAAACAAAGACTAGTAGGAATTTCAGGATTTAGGGCCAATTAAGACAAGACTGTAGTGGGGAATTCAGTTTCTGGGCATTTCAAAACCATCTCTGGTTTGGGGTATTTCAGTGTTggcagagctttaaaaaaaaaacaagaacacacaggaacgcagttccagttggcttggcgtcaggggtgtggcctaatatgcaaattagttcctgctgggctttttctttaaaaatagccCTGAATGTCAGACTGCCCTTGAGACAGATATTCTGAATGAGTTGCATACCTAAAGTTTAGGTGACTTCTGACAACTCTGAATGTCAAACTGTGCCTTCATTAGCAGGTATGGAAATACCACCTCTCTCTGCTCTCTTCCAAGGATGAGATTTTATAGTCAGTGCCAGAGCTTGAAATATGACTCCATCTCTAGTTCAGAGTTTTAATCAATAATCCAGTGATTTCAAAACTTGTCTTCATAGGAATCCTGAAGTTCCTAAAAGCATATGTGAGATTTCTTGATAAGAAGGATGTGCAGCAGTGGATGACTTCTCTAAAAGACCCTCTAGCATTACTGCTGCCTGTTTTACCATTCGTCTTGCAAATTGGAGGGGGGCGTGTTGCATAGGGGAACCACAGTGTGGGAAAATGTatttgggatagggttgccaggtctgactcaagaaatatctggggactttgggagtggagccaggagcaaggctgtgacaagcatgattgaactttgaagggagtcctggccatcacatctaaagggacagcacatcttttaatgtcttccctccatttggaaataatgaaggataggggcaccttcttttggggctcatagaattgaaccacctgatccaatctttttgaaacctggggggtcttttgtggagaggcagcagatgttatggtgaaatgaaaatctggtgcctctacctcaaaaagccccCAAAAgctacagagccccagatactcacaaattgattcttcattatttcctatggagaccaatctccatagataataatggagtgcccagcagacatttccctaccctacccccgctttctgataaccctgaagcaggaggagggcctccaaactgagggattccctgcccccaactggagattgggaGATCTAATTTGGGACCCATTGGTTGAGCAACTGTATTACAAACACTATCAGAACTGCTTTTCTTGATAGTCTGCAGAGAATATCTGTATTTTGGGCCCAACGTTCTGCAACAGGACTGCAGTTTAATTAAGTGGCTCTGCAGTTCTTTCATTCAAGTTGTGACTTTATTAAACCCAAACACTTGTATCATGTGGTCCTTCTTGGGTCTAGGGGTAATTAGGGAAAGAAGTTTGAAAACGACTGCATAAGACCATTATCTAATACCTAAAAATTGCTTTGGAGATTAAAAGCACTACATAAACAAGCCCTGGATTATTGGCCACAGATGCATACTGGTTCAGGACATCTTCCCCCGTCCCCTGTGTTAGAGATGCCAAAATACTTCAACAGcttgaccttttttaaaaaatgcaaataaacttaatttttttttatttgcaacaGTACTTAAATTGTTCTTTAAATTGACATCCTGAACTTACTGAGTGATTTGTTTTGTGACCCTGGGCGCATTTCTTGCCAGCTTCCCTCCTCTGACACTGGGCATAGTATCTgtggcaagtaagaagcagattCTCTGTATTTGCCAGTTCATTTGGATTCTACTCCCCTGCCAGCTCCCTTCTCAAAAAGCTGGCAGGGGACTGGATTCGATGAGAATGCCACATTTGGAAGAGCTGGAGTGCAGAGCCCTTGTCAACTGCAACCCTTGCTGGATCTCAGGGGTGGAGCTGGCACAAAAGAGACTGGCACAGTCGATAGACACAAAACATGTATTCACTGAAAAGCAACATCCACAAGTGAGGTTCTCCTTTGGCTCTCCACTCAGCACATTTATCATGTACTTTGTCTCTAAGATGCAGCACTGGAAGGTCTGTTGTATCAGAAAGATAAAATTACCTGctgttgtggggttttttggagggggggtatGGGGAGTTTAGAGTCTTAAATATGGGTAAGAGCTCAGGCCATTCTGAACCATCTTGTACAAAACAGGATCTTTATATAGTCTGCTGCCATCCTGTGGCCACAGATCAGAATGCTGTGTTATCTTTCCTTTCCACTGTTCCAGTGTTTCTTTCCTTTCCACTGATGTGAAAACTGCTACTCAGGGAATCTTCCTTCTTTCTAGCTGACACCTTCCATGTTTCCACCATAACAGCAGGACACACCTTCCTACATTTCCATCTATCCTAGTTTAGCTTATCAGTGTAGAATGCTTTCTCTGCTCTATCCTGACTAAAATGAAGTTCCTTCTAATGAAAGGCTCATATTAGTTTATTAAGATAAAGATGGCTCtgtgtagaacaaaataggaatcgattgcacctttaagacaaacttagttttattcagaatgtaagctttcgtgtgctcttaagcacacttcatcagacaaggaatctggcacagtgagcagagccatacatagctggtaggcagtggcccagaatgcaaaatggtacagatttaagaaccaatgacagaatagtaaaattatctggtaggaagtggtttagaatgtaaaatggtacaaatataagatccaatgacagaatagtaaaattaataaattgagcaaacctttgtaccattttgcattctgggccactgcctaccagctatgtatggctctgctcactgtgccggattcctcgtctgatgaagtgtgcttaagagcacatgaaaacttacattctgaataaaactaagttggtcttaaaggtgcaattgactcctattttgttctactacttcagaccaacatggctgcctacttggatctatctaaatggCTCTGTGTAAACTCTGTTTCTCTAGCAGCAATGCAAGTTCTGTTGTACcatctacttagggttgccaatccccaggtgggagcaggggatcccccagtttggaggccctcccaccgctccagggtcatcagaaagcgagggggggagaggaaatgtctgctgggcactccattattccctatggagaccgattcccatggggtacaatggagaatgggcttggggggggagctgttttttaggtagaggcaccaaatttgcagcatagtatccgatgactctcctcagaacacccgtcaattttcaaaaagtttggaccaggaggaggtccaattctatgagctccaaaagaaggtgcccctatccttcattatttccaatagagggaaggtatttgaaagaagaagaagatgatattggatttatatcccgccctccactccaaagagtctcagagcggttcacaatctcctttaccttcctcccccacaacagacaccctgtgaggtgggtggggctggagagggctctcacagcagctgccctttcaaggacaactcctaccagaactatggctgacccaaggccatgctagcaggtgcaagtggaggagtggggaatcaaacccgattctcccagataagagtccgcacacttaaccactacaccaaactggctctccaaacacaCCTCTctgaaaggtgtgtggtccctttaaacgtgatggccagaactccctttgaagttcaactatgcttgtcacaaccttgctcccagttctaccccaatgtctcttggctccacccccaaagtcctcaggtatttcttgaattggacttggcaaccctacatgtacaTTCTGCATTCTCCCATTAAAAGTACGATTGAGCCAAGAAATATATATGTAACCAGTGAAGTAGTTTTAAAGCAGTTGTGACACAATTACACTTATGTGCTGTTCTCTAATGTAGTTTTGTGGAAATGTACCAATTTCATCCTTTCCTATTTATGCCTTCTAACTTGATTTCTTCTATTTGTtaacttaaaaacaacaacaacctcacCCCTCTCCTCTTTTGCCTTCCTGCACTGGCATAATTCGGTGATGCATGTCTTGCTTCAATTTGTAAAGTGCCATATATACTGTATATTAACATTATATAGTGAAGTAATTGTAACCACACTTTTAACAGGGACAGGAGAGCTGATCTGACCAGCCTTTCAAAGCCCAAACAAGGCCAAGTCTTCTGTTTCTAGGTGGGTATCCTAGCACTTGAATGTCAACAAGGCCGTGTCTCCTCTGAGCCACTGAACCTGCCACACCCCAGCAATGgcaatatatagagagagagcagGCCACAACCATGTGTATTAGAGGCAAGTTGAGGAAGAGACATAACAGATTTACTTTCAAAGCAAATAGTTGTTGAGAAGGGAAACGAAGGAGCTGGCAAgagaaaacagacaactcaagCAGGCCTCAACTTAGCACTGAATAACTGTTTGTTGCCGGCAGTCTGACCTAGAGATCCACTGACAGTAACTACAACTCAGGAATCAAACAGGATACACCATTTCTGCAAGTATGATTTCTGCTAGAAAGCCACTTCTGTGTAACTTAGAacaggatagatttttttttttaaagactgagCAGAGGACAGGGGCGTGGGTGTGTTGGaggtaggaatgccagcctccaggtgggacctggggatccctcagaattacagctcatctccagactacagagaccagttcccctggagaaaatggatgctttggagggtggacactctGTCCCCCAgtggggtccctgtcctccccaggctccatccccaaatccccaggagtttcccaatctggatatggcaaccctaccctgcccATGTCCTGCTGATGGTCAAGGGGGACTTGGGCTGGCCTAACCGGGCAGCAATTTGTCTGTTTGAAATCACAAACTTCAAGAGAGGGACAAAATGCAGGGCCCTAATCTATTTCCTCCGGTGGGAAAGTTGAAAAAAGAACATACATTTATTTTTGAGTGTAGAATGACATTTGCCTCTGGCTCtaaaccaagaaaaaaaaaaacttgtgccACAGCTATCAAATGTTCAGAAAGCCCTGCTGACCTATGAAGATGTTCTATGGGTTGGGGGGGCGGGTTGCCACATGGTTTTTCCAAGAATTATGGCCCTTGGGCTGAATGTCTCTGGGAACCTACAGAGTTCTCTGTCCCCAGAGATAGTTTTCAGTGAAGGACTTAATGGCAGAttgaacacacatacacagaatGTTCTTGTGAAAGACAGAAGGAAGCATTTCTAATTATTAATTTTCTAATTATTTGttttaatcaggggtcatttcatagaaaaagagatgccagagctcataagttcaactcatttacataactcatttgcatatgccacatacccctgacatcaccagaaggtgtactaaattatatcagctcagcatctaccttaaaatgtttctggaattagaattgtcataataaaaccttacacccatcatactttttaaattactttttcctatgtggccacagtggcatgatgaatattccccatctgtttgctttatatgttttgattatttccccattttttgtgggggggaatattagaaagtttgtcaaaacttaagagttcagcagaattctcacagggtgttttaacaatggagcccagaagcaagtattttttttgagggtcatggacatatgaacatatgaagctgccttatactgaatcagacccttggtccatcaaagtcagtcttgtcttctcagactggcagcggctctccagggtctcaagctgaggtttttcacacctatttgcctggacccttttttggagatgccagggattgaacctgggaacctctgcttcccaagcagatgctctaccactgagccaccatcccttcccgaTGGTGGGGgatagtaagaaagaaagagcacaataaaatgtagatgttctggagctctgctcctgtgagctcctgcccaaaatgaggcctggttttaaTCATTTGTTTTATCATTtaatataaataatattttaatacGAATGACTGCATCATGAATGTTAATGTGTGATCTGCCTTAAGTCCCTTTGAGAAAGGTGCACTATAAATACAATGTTTTGATTTATATGTTTAATCTGATTTCTTTGGGGAGACAGAAGTAATTCATTGTAGTTTTattcaggagctttgccaaggaAGAGAAAAAGATGTTAATAAGAATAAGTTACAGAGCACATTTCATGACTAAAACTGAGAAGAAAGAAATTTcatcctttaaaaaataaaatgtatgtcCTGTTCTGATTATTAAAAAAACAGACTTACATTTTTTCCAGAAGATGGCTtgagtgtctttttttttttcttggtccCAAGCTGCGAAGTGATTTTATGAAGTATTGAGTGACCCCATATTATTTAAATCCATTTTTATATTGATGGGAATTGCTTACTTTTCCATTGTTTGCAATCAGCATTTGTGCCACAGATGAGTTTCCAGCTCACTGCATGGGATCcaatttttttcctccagaaatTTTTAAGGGACTTTTTACATTTTATACATGGTGATGTGGCCTATGCATAAAGATTGGCACAAGTGTGTAATTTGCAAAGCTTTTTATAATGTTTCTTGTTATGTATGACATCACaaaatctagagcaggggtgtcaaactcatttgttatgaatgcCGGATctgactttgtggggccaagccatgtttgtattaaaatgtaatggcaggtagaagaggtataaactgtataaaggacacagacaaacaattgAATATATTGGGggtttttacttaaaatacaaccACACTTAAAACTCTtgctatattttgttttaaatcgaaaggttggggaatagtgagatttggcaaAGCAATTTCAAAAATACAACATCAAGACAAAGCACAAGgaacacagcagaaactaaaactataaaatgctctgagcctaggaaaacatgaaatggctagggcattgtaagcttctccccctgcTCCCAGGTCTTCTCagcttggcaatggctcttcagtacTAATagccccctttggctgtgggttctaaGGTTAGAgaactcactaggcaccagttctcaggtccattcagcagagacaagctggctcaaataATCAACCCTTTTTTTTCAAAGACATgactccaggaagcaacagcttcagctggccatggCCACAGAAATGCTGGAAAGTGGAACTgggctccactccattgaaacacattgcagcacagacaaagttgaaaggaaaatatggaatggattttccattaaggtctctgggccttATTCTCAGTCTTCCTCAGGGAGGCAGTAGCTCCATAGCCATTGCACTACCTGAGAACAGTGACAAGGGATGAGATGACAGGTGGTCACTCTCCCAAAAAGGAGATTCTTGGCTTTGATTTTGGGCTGGGTGGGTTGTATGCATGCCAGTTGAGACACACAGATACACGCACACATGCAGCCTTACTGATGCAACATAATGCCAATTGTCTTAGTAGTCCTCTCATACAAATATCaaaggggtagccatgttagtctgttacaGCAAAATAAAATAGAAGTCTGGTGGTACCTTAAATACTTACAAATATTTCCAGTACACTTCTCAGACAGAGGGAGGGGAATCAAAATAGAAGCCGTTCAGAAGACAAGATCAACAAAATCAgcattgtgaacatatgaagctgccttatactgaatcagacccttggtccatcaaagtcagtattgtcttctcagactggcagcggctctccagggtctcaagctgaggtttttcacacctatttgcctggaccctttttttggagatgccagggattgaacctgggaccttctgcttcccaagcagatgctctaccactgagccaccgtccctccccaaggttaATGTACTCCCCAAGGTTAATGTGTTAATGTACTCACTTGCATTCAGAACAACTATCAGCACAAGTACGCAATGCTGTACAAATGTGGGCATCACCCATATCATCCCTTAATGCACATGTGTGCACAACTTATAATATGCTATGGTAACAGAAATATCTTGAAAGTAAAATTACCATAATTTCTCTACTGAGTGGGTACCCTGATAAGTTTCTTATATTACAGATTTCAACCTTTTTATGGCTTCCACCTAAGGGAAGTTGGAATTATATTTCTATGAAAATATATGAACAAAATTCTCCCCATTACAGAGTTATTGAGTGGAAACCATACTTACTTAGCTGGTTTCAGACTGGTTTAAACACATAATGTAGCTGCAACCCAGACTTCAGAGCTTCCAAGTAATAATGAGAGAACTGACCAGGACTATGTTTTTGTGTTGCAGGATCACTGAAGTTAGCAGCTTGGGATTCCTGACAGTATGGATCTAGGAAGGGTAACATTCTGGCAAGAATACCTGATGCCTAAAGGTACAATAGTGAAGCCTTATTACTGGCTAACAATGGGCCAAAGCTGTACAAAATGCCCCTATCACATACGAACCAATGAAGAAGCAAGAGTATCTTACAAAGAATTTCACAATGCCTTTGGATTCCCAATGTGTGATCCAAACAACCACCTTATCTTTTATGAACTGAGGCACGTCTCAGGCAGATTAATTCAAAAGGGCCAGGCTACAAACTGCACAGAGTATGACATTCATCCAGAATCAATGCTATTTGAAATGGGCAGTTACCTCGACTCCATGCTATACAACTACAAGAACATCATGTACATCGTCCTTTATTCAAACTACTCCCCTTGTAATGAGGCCAAGCATGGCTGCATAAGCAAAATTTACAATTTCTTGACCAACTATCCAGGCATCACACTCTGTTTTTACTTCTCGCAGCTGTACCACACAAAACGCATGCCGACTTAACAGTATCACTGGGATGATGTTTCCTTTTATGACTACTTTGCCTCAGCAGATCCCTGGGAACTCAACAGCTAGGTCTCCTCCACAACAATACCGTTTTTCTGGCTCACACTCCCAGCTTCCACCACACATGCCCAATGGCAGACTGCCCCCGCTGTTGACGCAGCCACCCCATTCACCGCCTCCCATTAATATTTCTCGTCCTTTCATAAAACGCCCCTTCTACCCCAAATTGACCATAAGGCACTTAAAAATGCCAGATGAGATATTAAAGGAAGCCAAAGATTTATAAGTCATTCCAAACAGGAAATCTGTTTGCACGGAAAGAATTTCTGAAAGACTTCCAGATACCAGGTCTGCAGAATATGGAGACcacaagaagaaaaaagaattaaatcCACCTCACCTAAAAAGTTTAACACTGGCATAATCAATTCAGTCAGCACTAATGGGCCACACAGGAGCTACACCATGAGCAAGAGAGCTGGTGCTAATTTGCATGTGATAAACACATGTGGTATTTTAATACATCCTGCAGATGTCAGGCAAACAGCAGCCGGAAGAACCAAGGCCAGGCATCCATTTGTCATCCCTGCTGTTGGCATAAGGGCATCAACTGCCAACAACATGCTGGATGGCCAATGATAACTCTTTGTTTGTCAACTCACAGGATTCACCGAATAGCAGTCACTGCCAGCAGCAGAGAGGGGGCCAACCACCCATTTCCCTATCAGTTTATGACCATTGCTATCACAAGACAGATTTTGTGACACTACTTTGCATAGATATATGATTCTTGAGCCTGCTCATGTGAAGATGAGGCAGCCATTTGATAAATAAAGCCAGAGTAAAGAGACATCctgcttagtggtagagcacctgtttttgatgcaaaaggtcccaggctcaacccACACACCgctagctaaaaggatcaggaagtACATGGGGTAAAagatctccacctgagaccctggagaaccactgccagacaGAGGAGATGATACTAACCTTGACAGAACAATGGTCTGACTCTtatgaggcagcttcatttaTATCTTTCTGTCACCTGAAAAAGAATCAAGAGAAGTTTAGAAATTTCTGAGATTTAATAAGCTGTTAATtttcttttgtgtgttttttaaagctGTTGGCAGATATGGCTTATCAGCTGTTCAAACTGAATTGTGGAGCAGACTTTCAAATGTCATCTGTACACACAGTGCATCAGAGGCCATAGAATGCCAAGGAGCAAGGGAAATGAGCTTAGCTCATATGGGGGTGgaattagatgaccctgggagtccCTTATAACTCTATGTTTccctagatccaagtgggcagctgtgttgatctgaagcaataaaacaaagcagtagtcaagtagtacctttaagaccaattaagttgatcttaaaggtgcaccttggctactgctttcttctgtgtttctatgattctgtaaTGCTATGTACACAGACTGAGGTTGcaagctccatgttgggaaattcctggagatttgggaggcgggatcctggagaggctggagtttggggaggggaggcacccaccctctaaagctgccattttatccaggggaactgatccctgcagtctggagatagctgtaattccagaggtcTCCAGGCCACAACTGGGGGCTGGCAGTTCCAGTGCAGACAGGGAAACTGACTGCATGCAGTGTGTAGGAGCAAACACTTTGTACCCAGCATTAATAGATAAGAAATGAATACCTGTGTAGTCAGCCAGTCAAGCCCAGGGGGGTGGGGCTACCTCTCCACCTGGGCATTCTGTCATCTCTCCAATAAGAGGAAGACATCAGGACAACAATTAAGGCTGTGGTTTATTACACAGTTTATTTGCAATAGGCTTGACTTTTGAATGCTAAATCATTTTTAATTAATTGAATTTTAAATTTACCTTGTATTGTAtactggatctcctgacaaagcAACTTGCAAAACACGTAGGGATCCACAATaacttaataaatatttttttcaccATGCACCTGTTCTTCATTTTTTCTGATCTTAACAGTCAGGGGCAATATATCACAGGGCCTCCCTCTCAAGGTCTGCTGATGAGCTTAGGTAACTCTCTCTAGTCCTTTAACCTTAAAGGTATAAACACCGCACTCTCAAGCCCCAGCGCTTAAAGGGACAGATGTGTGCTCAAAGAATCCATGTCTGAAAGGCAAACTGGGTGAACTGTTGTATAGTCTGTAACTCCTTGAAATAACAACCACAGTTCTACTATACTTCTTCAGTGGACCAGaactttcctccccacccaccccagttgcTCTCTGATCTCCCTGAAATACGGCTCATAGAGAATAAGGAACAGGAATGGCACAATAAGAAAAttgaagaaatggggggggggggtgttgttttgtTTCCTTTGGAGGTCAGGAATGGGAGAGGCTATGTCCAGTGTGGCACTGTTCAACTGCTGTTGGCTAAGGAGAGGAAGGGGGTTGGGGAAAGGGTGCTTCACTTAAGTGTTCGTGCAGATCCTGGGAGAGAAGTGCCT is a window from the Heteronotia binoei isolate CCM8104 ecotype False Entrance Well chromosome 2, APGP_CSIRO_Hbin_v1, whole genome shotgun sequence genome containing:
- the APOBEC4 gene encoding LOW QUALITY PROTEIN: putative C->U-editing enzyme APOBEC-4 (The sequence of the model RefSeq protein was modified relative to this genomic sequence to represent the inferred CDS: inserted 2 bases in 1 codon), whose protein sequence is MDLGRVTFWQEYLMPKGTIVKPYYWLTMGQSCTKCPYHIRTNEEARVSYKEFHNAFGFPMCDPNNHLIFYELRHVSGRLIQKGQATNCTEYDIHPESMLFEMGSYLDSMLYNYKNIMYIVLYSNYSPCNEAKHGCISKIYNFLTNYPGITLCFYFSQLYHXQNACRLNSITGMMFPFMTTLPQQIPGNSTARSPPQQYRFSGSHSQLPPHMPNGRLPPLLTQPPHSPPPINISRPFIKRPFYPKLTIRHLKMPDEILKEAKDL